One Syntrophales bacterium DNA window includes the following coding sequences:
- a CDS encoding leucyl aminopeptidase — protein sequence MKIQVIEGRLATHNTEAAVFVYFEDESLPAGATSFLDESLGREIQDIIGLGDFKGKFNEITVAYTHDNVSVKRIVSVGLGKRTDFSLERLRGAFAKAAQHIRSINVTEFSTALAFDDLRMPTDAAAEGVTEGVILGLYRYLPFKTVDRKDEQKIASFKIFINKGDLKTVRAAVKRAEIIANAVNFARDLVSAPGNEMTPTDLANAAQENLKGKNISFSVLNEAKMRKLGMNALLGVASGSHQPPKMIVAEYRGGKKSELPLALVGKGITFDSGGISIKPSENLDRMKTDMAGGAAVIATIRAASELSLPLNLIGIVPATENLPGGKAYKPGDILRSLSGQTIEVVNTDAEGRVILADALTYASRFKPAAIIDLATLTGACIVALGDEVIGMMGTDAELKGLIKEAAAVTGEKVWELPLGEQYDEMIKSDVADYKNSGGRTGGAITAATFLGKFVGGGKWVHLDIAGPSWFEKAKPYIPKGASGIGVRLLVQLLRNMTTEKQ from the coding sequence ATGAAAATTCAGGTTATCGAAGGCCGTTTAGCCACGCATAATACCGAAGCCGCCGTCTTTGTGTATTTTGAAGATGAATCGCTGCCCGCAGGCGCCACTTCTTTTCTCGACGAAAGCCTGGGAAGGGAGATTCAGGATATTATCGGCCTAGGGGATTTCAAAGGGAAATTCAACGAAATAACCGTTGCCTACACGCACGACAACGTTTCGGTAAAACGTATTGTGAGCGTCGGGTTGGGCAAGAGGACAGACTTTTCACTCGAACGGCTGCGAGGGGCCTTTGCCAAAGCGGCGCAGCATATACGATCCATAAACGTGACCGAGTTTTCAACGGCGCTGGCTTTTGACGACTTAAGAATGCCAACGGATGCCGCAGCCGAGGGTGTTACCGAAGGCGTTATCCTTGGCCTTTATCGGTATCTGCCGTTCAAAACTGTTGACCGTAAGGACGAGCAGAAGATCGCTTCCTTTAAAATTTTTATAAATAAGGGAGACTTAAAAACCGTACGCGCCGCCGTTAAGAGAGCAGAGATCATTGCCAATGCGGTTAATTTTGCCCGCGATCTTGTTTCTGCGCCTGGCAACGAGATGACTCCAACCGATCTGGCCAACGCGGCTCAGGAAAATCTGAAAGGAAAAAACATCAGTTTTTCCGTGCTCAATGAGGCCAAAATGAGGAAACTGGGGATGAACGCCCTGCTTGGCGTTGCCAGTGGAAGTCACCAGCCGCCGAAGATGATTGTTGCTGAATACCGCGGCGGCAAGAAGTCCGAGCTGCCGCTTGCCCTCGTCGGCAAGGGGATTACCTTTGACAGCGGGGGAATTTCAATCAAGCCTTCGGAAAATCTGGATCGGATGAAGACGGACATGGCCGGTGGCGCCGCGGTAATTGCGACCATTCGCGCTGCCTCGGAACTTTCGCTGCCGCTTAATCTCATCGGGATAGTTCCCGCTACGGAGAACCTGCCGGGCGGAAAAGCCTATAAACCGGGGGATATCCTCCGCTCTCTTTCCGGACAGACGATAGAAGTGGTAAATACCGATGCCGAGGGAAGGGTTATTCTGGCTGATGCGCTTACCTATGCCAGCCGTTTCAAGCCAGCCGCGATCATTGATTTGGCTACCCTTACGGGGGCCTGTATCGTCGCCTTGGGAGACGAAGTCATCGGCATGATGGGAACAGATGCTGAACTTAAAGGCCTAATCAAGGAGGCCGCTGCTGTAACAGGAGAAAAGGTTTGGGAATTGCCCCTCGGGGAGCAGTACGACGAGATGATTAAGAGCGATGTTGCTGATTATAAAAACTCCGGTGGCCGAACGGGGGGCGCGATCACCGCCGCCACATTCTTAGGCAAGTTTGTCGGGGGCGGTAAGTGGGTTCATCTCGATATCGCCGGCCCCTCCTGGTTTGAAAAAGCCAAGCCGTACATTCCCAAGGGCGCCTCGGGCATCGGGGTTCGTCTGCTGGTTCAATTGCTGAGAAACATGACCACTGAAAAACAGTAG
- a CDS encoding ABC transporter ATP-binding protein, whose translation MTEAETILEIRELSSHFETERGIVRAVDEVSLKIGAGQTVAVVGESGCGKTVLALSILRLLPSPPGRIAGGEVLLQGINLLDLSEDEMRKVRGRDISMIFQEPMTSLNPVFPIGEQIAEVFRLHQEMGRREAHMNSVDMLRLVGIPSPEKRVSDYPHQMSGGMRQRVMIAIAMACSPRVMLADEPTTALDVTIQAQIIELILSLQQRTGTSVLLITHDLGVVSEAADFAFVMYAGRIVESAPAKELLISPLHPYTNGLINSLPGRKAALGRDIFLKAIPGMVPPLYDLPSGCRFQGRCAEALPICREEEPLLKEVAPGRSCRCWRH comes from the coding sequence ATGACCGAAGCCGAAACAATTCTGGAAATACGAGAGCTTTCCTCGCATTTTGAAACCGAACGGGGCATTGTCAGGGCTGTTGACGAGGTGAGCCTGAAAATCGGGGCCGGACAGACGGTCGCGGTAGTTGGGGAGTCAGGGTGCGGGAAAACGGTTCTGGCCCTCTCCATCCTGAGGCTATTGCCGTCACCCCCGGGCCGAATTGCCGGCGGAGAGGTTCTTTTGCAGGGCATCAACCTTCTTGACCTTTCTGAAGACGAGATGAGAAAGGTCAGGGGGCGCGATATTTCGATGATCTTTCAGGAACCGATGACCTCGCTGAACCCGGTTTTTCCGATCGGCGAGCAGATTGCCGAGGTATTCCGACTGCACCAGGAAATGGGCAGAAGAGAAGCTCATATGAACAGTGTCGATATGCTGCGGCTGGTCGGGATTCCCTCCCCGGAAAAGAGGGTGAGTGACTACCCTCATCAGATGAGCGGAGGGATGAGACAGCGGGTGATGATTGCCATCGCGATGGCGTGCAGTCCCCGGGTCATGCTGGCAGATGAACCTACGACCGCGCTTGACGTCACCATTCAGGCCCAGATAATCGAACTTATTCTTTCCCTGCAGCAGCGAACCGGGACATCCGTCCTGCTTATCACCCATGACTTGGGAGTTGTCTCCGAGGCGGCCGATTTTGCCTTTGTCATGTATGCTGGCCGCATAGTGGAGAGCGCTCCGGCAAAGGAGCTGTTAATTTCTCCGCTGCACCCCTACACAAACGGGCTGATAAATTCTCTTCCCGGCAGAAAGGCTGCTTTAGGCAGAGACATCTTCCTTAAGGCGATTCCCGGGATGGTTCCTCCCCTTTATGACCTGCCGTCCGGTTGTCGCTTCCAGGGACGCTGCGCAGAGGCGCTGCCGATTTGTCGTGAAGAGGAACCCCTGCTTAAGGAAGTTGCCCCCGGGCGTTCGTGCCGATGCTGGAGGCATTAG
- a CDS encoding ATP-binding cassette domain-containing protein, producing the protein MNQKLLEIIELKKSFGARSGFFQGNDNIVRAVDGVTLQVKRAETLGLVGESGCGKSTLARLIVRLDEPTEGSILFDNEDIFKLKGARLKEYRRSVQMIFQDPYSSLNPRRTAGDIIEEPLKIHNLSAKGEGGRKLREMAQLVGLNEEQLKRYPHEFSGGQRQRIGIARALILRPRLIIADEPVSSLDLSVQAQILNLLKSLQNDLELTYLFITHDFGVVQHMSDRIAVMYLGKIVELGATAQVCEAPVHPYTQALISAVPEIDPAKNIKKSAATADFDSTHIYSNGCSFFPRCPCREDICAKQSPILEECGPEHRAACHKTDKKKLAFAKKRC; encoded by the coding sequence ATGAATCAGAAACTTCTCGAAATAATTGAATTAAAAAAGAGTTTCGGCGCCCGCAGCGGATTTTTTCAGGGGAACGATAACATCGTGCGCGCGGTTGATGGCGTCACTCTTCAGGTAAAACGGGCAGAAACTCTGGGGCTGGTCGGGGAGTCCGGATGCGGAAAATCGACACTGGCCCGCCTGATCGTCCGTCTGGATGAGCCGACAGAGGGTTCAATATTATTCGACAATGAGGACATCTTTAAATTAAAAGGGGCAAGGCTGAAGGAATACCGCCGCAGCGTGCAGATGATCTTCCAGGATCCCTATTCCTCGTTAAATCCGCGTCGAACAGCGGGAGACATCATTGAGGAGCCGCTGAAAATTCACAATCTTTCGGCGAAGGGAGAGGGGGGAAGGAAGCTCAGGGAAATGGCGCAGCTTGTTGGTCTCAATGAGGAGCAATTGAAGAGGTATCCACATGAGTTCAGCGGCGGACAGAGGCAAAGAATCGGGATTGCCCGCGCGCTTATTCTCCGGCCGCGATTGATTATAGCCGATGAACCGGTTTCATCCCTTGATTTGTCCGTCCAGGCGCAGATACTCAATCTCCTTAAAAGCCTTCAGAATGACTTAGAGCTTACCTATCTGTTTATTACCCACGATTTTGGGGTAGTTCAGCATATGAGCGACCGGATTGCCGTCATGTATCTTGGTAAAATTGTCGAACTGGGAGCAACGGCGCAGGTCTGCGAAGCGCCGGTTCATCCTTATACACAGGCCCTTATTTCCGCCGTGCCGGAAATAGACCCGGCAAAAAATATAAAAAAAAGCGCAGCAACTGCTGATTTTGACTCTACACATATTTATTCGAACGGCTGCTCATTCTTTCCCCGCTGCCCCTGCCGGGAAGATATTTGTGCGAAGCAGTCGCCAATTCTGGAAGAGTGTGGCCCAGAACATCGGGCGGCGTGCCATAAAACCGATAAAAAAAAGCTTGCATTTGCAAAAAAACGATGTTAG
- a CDS encoding cold-shock protein yields MAEGKVKWFNEKKGFGFIENDEGGDVFVHFSAITGDGFKTLYEGQRISFDIEQGKKGPAAVNVKPL; encoded by the coding sequence TTGGCAGAAGGAAAAGTGAAGTGGTTCAACGAAAAGAAGGGGTTTGGCTTTATCGAAAATGACGAGGGCGGGGATGTTTTTGTGCATTTCAGCGCTATAACAGGCGACGGGTTTAAAACCCTTTATGAAGGGCAGAGAATCAGCTTCGACATTGAGCAGGGTAAAAAAGGCCCTGCCGCGGTAAACGTGAAACCGTTATAA
- the miaA gene encoding tRNA (adenosine(37)-N6)-dimethylallyltransferase MiaA yields MVFSEANLNKFRDRHNLLVVLGPTASGKTKLAVGLARVIGGEIISADSRQVYRGLDIGTGKDLADYTGEGGVVPVHLLDIIDPDEEFSVFAFQKQFAGVFQEISRRGAFPLMAGGTGLYLDSILRGYQMEEVPDNKQMRETLLHEDMDSLRARLELLNPHLHNKTDLLERERALRAIEIALFQHGEAGRHSDFAHLSPFVIGIHPQREELRRQITVRLRERLDAGMIEEVRRLHANGVGWERLAALGLEYRYVALYLRGEICLSDMTALLNTRIHQFAKRQETWFRKMEKNGVRINWLNRPDVEAALSLMMNEGDD; encoded by the coding sequence GTGGTCTTTTCTGAGGCAAATCTCAATAAATTCAGGGATAGGCATAATCTGCTTGTCGTATTGGGGCCAACCGCCTCGGGCAAGACTAAGCTCGCCGTGGGCCTGGCAAGAGTCATCGGGGGAGAAATTATTTCCGCTGATTCCCGGCAGGTTTATCGCGGACTGGATATAGGAACGGGAAAGGACCTTGCCGACTATACGGGTGAGGGGGGTGTGGTTCCGGTTCATCTGCTGGATATCATCGACCCGGATGAGGAGTTCAGTGTCTTTGCCTTTCAGAAGCAATTCGCCGGAGTTTTTCAGGAAATCTCCCGGCGCGGCGCCTTTCCGCTCATGGCCGGCGGCACGGGGCTGTATCTGGATTCAATATTGCGCGGATACCAGATGGAAGAGGTGCCTGACAATAAGCAGATGCGCGAAACACTGCTTCATGAGGACATGGATTCACTGCGCGCGCGCCTGGAGTTGCTCAATCCCCATTTACATAACAAAACGGATCTTCTTGAGAGAGAAAGGGCGTTAAGGGCTATTGAAATCGCACTTTTTCAGCATGGGGAAGCGGGACGGCATTCGGATTTTGCCCACCTGTCACCCTTTGTGATCGGCATTCATCCCCAAAGGGAGGAACTGCGCCGGCAAATAACTGTCCGTCTCAGGGAACGTCTCGATGCGGGAATGATCGAAGAGGTGCGCCGCCTTCATGCAAACGGCGTCGGATGGGAACGCCTCGCTGCCCTCGGGCTGGAATATCGCTACGTCGCTCTTTATTTGCGGGGAGAAATCTGTCTTTCTGATATGACAGCCCTTCTCAATACCAGAATTCACCAGTTCGCCAAGAGACAGGAAACATGGTTCCGGAAAATGGAAAAAAACGGCGTTCGCATTAACTGGCTCAATCGCCCCGATGTAGAGGCGGCGCTTTCCTTGATGATGAACGAGGGCGATGATTAA